The following are encoded together in the Kwoniella europaea PYCC6329 chromosome 1, complete sequence genome:
- a CDS encoding peptidyl-prolyl cis-trans isomerase-like 2, translating into MGHNSDKMYVTHSEHASGGHTASSTGKRAETGKSEFLRLPFDCCALSLQPFKNPVAVIADTAPGEQPRADVFDLLNIVPYVRKYKTNPVSGKSLDTSQLIKLNFFKNAEGSMHDPITYKVFSPHIHIVFLKNTGNVFDMASLQLLAIKPKTWRDLVNDEPFKREDIITIQDPQNLASRDLREYDYVKKDKKVSDDEVAGDPLRGINVDAAGGASKVLKMLAEKTKADQSPSATPPPAKSAEQEEKKEGVIAKRKIEQLAYNASNFSSGRAAASLTSTSLNPQVKSERAMFDEEEFMFEEMSRPTKEKDRLKSKAYATILTNFGGLNVELHGDRAPKTVYNFVQLAKSGYYDDVVFHRLIPGFMVQGGDPTGTGRGGKSFWGEPFRDEYNEKGAYKHDARGVLSMANSGPRTNSSQFFITFRETPHLNGKHTVFGKLVGGEDVLDKIERVAVRPGGDRPVKDIVILGVNVLQDPFEAYQERLKARLARQDQSDEALRKRALAKEEREKDRTTWLGTDLGVKGEPKWQKDKRKIEDLNGSGGVGKYLSAANTKNGGSKGGVIPEAIDYSAGNEKKKKTKGGFGDFSGW; encoded by the exons ATGGGACACAACTCGGACAAGATGTACGTGACTCACTCCGAGCACGCCTCGGGTGGTCATACAGCCTCCAGTACGGGGAAAAGGGCCGAGACTGGCAAATCAGAATTCCTAAGATTACCTTT TGATTGTTGTGCATTGTCTTTGCAGCCGTTCAAGAACCCAGTAGCCGTCATAGCGGATACTGCACCTGGAGAACAACCGAGAGCGGATGTATTTGATCTATTGAATATAGTCCCATATGTGAGGAAGTACAAAACAA ATCCTGTATCGGGTAAATCGCTAGATACAAGTCagttgatcaagttgaacttCTTCAAG AACGCAGAAGGAAGCATGCATGATCCAATAACGTACAAAGTGTTCTCACCACATATACATATCGTCTTTTTGAAAAACACT GGAAACGTCTTCGACATGGCATCATTACAGCTACTAGCTATCAAACCTAAGACATGGAGAGATCTAGTGAACGACGAGCCATTCAAGAGGGAAGATATAATAACTATTCAAGATCCCCAGAATCTGGCTTCGAGAGATTTGAGAGAGTATGACTATgtaaagaaggataagaaggtTTCTG ACGATGAAGTCGCTGGAGATCCGCTGAGGGGTATAAATGTGGATGCTGCTGGTGGGGCAAGTAAGGTCTTGAAGATGTTAGCTGAGAAA ACAAAGGCGGACCAATCGCCATCCGCTACTCCACCTCCGGCTAAATCTGCAGAacaagaggagaagaaggaaggtgtgATAGCGAAGCGGAAAATCGAACAGCTGGCAT ATAACGCATCCAATTTTAGCTCCGGTCGAGCAGCAGCCTCACTCACCAGTACATCTCTAAACCCTCAGGTGAAATCTGAAAGAGCGATgttcgatgaggaagaat TCATGTTCGAAGAGATGTCACGGCCAACCAAAGAGAAAGACCGACTGAAGTCGAAAGCATATGCGACTATATTGACGAATTTTGGTGGATTGAATGTGGAGTTGCATGGTGATCGAGCACCTAAGACGGTGTACAATTTCGTTCAGCTGGCTAAATCTGGTTATTACGATGATGTCGTGTTCCACAGGCTAATACCGGGATTCATG GTCCAAGGAGGTGATCCAACTGGTACAGGACGAGGTGGGAAGTCATTTTGGGGAGAACCATTCAGGGATGAATATAATGAAAAGGGGGCTTATAAGCATGATGCACGGGGTGTTTTG TCGATGGCAAACAGTGGACCACGCACGAATTCGTCGCAATTCTTCATAACGTTCCGGGAAACCCCCCACCTGAACGGCAAACATACGGTATTCGGGAAATTGGTTGGAGGTGAGGATGTTTTGgataagattgaaagagtGGCTGTGCGACCTGGAGGTGATAGACCTGTCAAGGACATTGTGATACTAGGTGTCAATGT TCTACAAGATCCATTCGAAGCCTATCAAGAACGTCTGAAGGCTCGATTAGCCAGACAAGATCAGTCTGACGAGGCCTTGCGCAAGAGGGCGCTagcgaaagaagaaagagaaaaagataGAACTACTTGGCTGGGCACGGATTTGGGCGTGAAAGGGGAACCGAAATGGCAGAAAGACAAGAGGAAAATAGAAGATCTAAATGGCAGTGGTGGTGTAGGCAAGTACCTATCAGCTGCAAATACGAAAAATGGAGGAAGTAAAGGAGGTGTGATACCGGAAGCGATCGACTATAGTGCAGgaaatgagaagaagaagaagacgaaaggAGGATTTGGTGATTTCTCGGGATGGTGA